The Toxorhynchites rutilus septentrionalis strain SRP chromosome 1, ASM2978413v1, whole genome shotgun sequence genome contains the following window.
TGTAGCTCAGATGGTAAAGCGCTCGCTTAGCATGTGAGAGGTACGGGGATCGATACCCCGCATCtccatatatttattttatggttcaaaataataattttgaatccaaaaatgctggttttgattttttttgggtttgaAATTCAATAACGTTCGTTTCGATATATTTCACAAATAATTTTTCTACTGATCTTTTTCGTCGATAATGAAGTGCATTTCTTATCAAAGGGGATGTAGCTCAGATGGTAGAGCGCTCGCTTAGCATGTGAGAGGTACGGGGATCAATACCCCGCATCTCCATATATTCATTTTATGGttcaaaatgatgattttttaatccaaaaatgctggttttgatattttttcagcgtttaaaattcaaaaacgtTCGTTTCGATATATTATACAATTATTTTTGTTGTCGTTGTTACCCgtttgttaccttttttttatcaatatcgACCTATCGACATTTTTTATCGATAATGAAGTGCATTTCTTATCACAGGGGATGTAGCTCAGATGGTAGAGCGCTCGCTTAGCATGTGAGAGGTACGGGGATCGATATCCCGCATCTCCATATATTCATTTTATTGTTCAATATGAAGATTTTTAAACCAGAAATGCTGGTTTTGatatttattttgtgttttaAATCCAATAACGGTCGTTTCGATGTATTTTACAACTAAATTTGCTATCGACCTTTTTAATCGATAATGAAGTGCAATTCTTATCACAGGGGATGTAACTCAGATGGTAGAGCGCTCGCGTAGCATGTGAGAGGTATGCGGATCGATACCACGCATCTCCATATATTCATTTTATGGTTCAAAACGATAattttttaatccaaaaatgctggttttgattttttttgggtttgaAATTCAATAACGTTCGTTTCGATATATTTCACAACTAATTTTTCTACTGATCTTTTTTGTCGATAATGAAGTGCATTTCTTATCAAAGGGGATGTAGCTCAGATGGTAGAGCGCTCGCTTAGCATGTGAGAGGTACGGGGATCGATACCCCGCATCTCCATATATTCATTTTATGGTTCAAAATGATACttttttaatccaaaaatgctggttttgatattttttcagcgtttaaaattcaaaaacgtTCGTTTCGATATATTATACAATTATTTTTGTTGTCGTTGTTACCCGTTTGTTACCTTTTTTTATCAATATCGACCTATCGACCTTTTTTTATCGATAATGAAGTGCATTTCTTATCACAGGGGATGTAGCTCAGATGGTAGAGCGCTCGCTTAGCATGTGAGAGGTACGGGGATCGATACCCCGCATCTCCATATATTCATTTTATTGTTCAATATGAAGATTTTTAAACCAGAAATGCTGGTTTTGatatttattttgtgttttaAATCCAATAACGGTCGTTTCGATGTATTTTACAACTAAATTTGCTATCGACCTTTCTAATCGATAATGAAGTGCAATTCTTATCACAGGGGATGTAACTTAGATGGTAGAGCGCTCGCTTAGCATGTGAGAGGTATGCGGATCGATACCACGCATCTCCATATATTCATTTTATGGTTCAAAAcgataattttttaattaaaaaatgctggttttgattttttttgggtttgaAATTCAATAACGTTCGTTTCGATATATTTCACAACTAATTTTTCTACTGATCTTTTTTGTCGATAATGAAGTGCATTTCTTATCAAAGGGGATGTAGCTCAGATGGTAGAGCGCTCGCTTAGCATGTGAGAGGTACGGGGATCGATACCCCGCATCTCCATACATTCATTTTATGGTTCAAAATGATAATATTTAATCCAaaaaagacgaagaacgttccggaccgctaaaaaagtttgaagatggagaattggaggctttatccgatcaagatccgtcacaaacgcaacaagaacttgcagatacacttggagtagcttagCAATCCgatcatatccgatcgtttcaaagcaatgggaatgatacgagaccattacgggggacctctatcgacgacaattgatgtgtttgagccgtgcactgaaggaaaaagggccACAATACGAGACAAAgaaacgataaagttatttagcagtacgacaatgctcggccgtatatcgcgaaaccggtcaaaacaacgctgaaatgggaggtcctatcccacccgctgCAACATGgcttggttgaccagcacttctccaattttgatgaagtcaaaaattggatcgattcgtggttagccgacaaaccggccgattatttgcgcaaagggatccgtgaaacGAGGAGAGTGGAAACTTGGGGTTATATGTATTTTTGAAGTCAAATTTAAaaagataacaaaaaaatatccagaaaaaaaatattttttgtattagTCCACCTTATTCGGTATTAAAAAtatagtaatcggtatcctagcggtatcatatatagtttgcgacctattctcatgcctaccaattttttgggtacaattttatgaaaatcggtcgagccgtttcggaggagttcgtccacaaacatcgtgacacgagatttttataaatAGAGATTATTTTTGCTATCGACAATTTTTATCGATAATAAAGTGCATTTCTTAACACTGAGGATGTAGCTCAGATGGTAGAGTGCTCGCTTAGCATGTGATAGATACGGAGATCGATACCCCACATCTCCATATATTACCTTTATGGTTCAAAATGAAGATTTTTAcaacgataaacttctacgcttagTATATTTTAAACCTGTCCAGATTTTCCCCCAATACATGTCCATATCAcccgcatcaaaaaaaaatcaacttttcagcttgttttaattttagtaaaaacattaaaaacatttggccaagtatttcgaaaaacagtatactgaattgtaagaaactgcttttatgtTCTGGGAAACaggagtttccaaagatacaattgaagtttgtCTTAACATGTTCGTACCACCCTCCTCTAACCCCCACCCCTACCCCTTCTGCTCTTTACTTTTACGTAGTATTTactggaataccgaaaagtttgaaaaaacttttaatattggaacactttgatttcaaatcGGGGTGGGTTtatgttttgggaaacatgaatttccgaagatacaattgaagttcttcgtACCatatccgtcttacccccacttcccctaccttCTTTTATGTAatattgactggaataccgaaaagtttCGAAAAACTTCCTATATTGGAACAGTTTGGTGGTTTTTTATGTGCCCACCActgtatgaataaaaatcaacttttttttcaccacattttgtggtgaaaaaaaaatcgtttaagTTAAAGTATCTGAAAATTTctagaaaattacaaaaaataacaaataatttATATGTTTCTACATCAGTGTGTATCACTGACagatgagctgaaaaataaaaacatttcatcaCACTCGCCATCATGAGCTTATTCGCGGTGTTCCGTAATATTCCTAATCGTTTTGCATACCGTCGATATGCTCGACAGCTATCTATTCTATCGACTAAAAGGTCGTTTGTATACAAGACCTTGGTGAATTATGATCAATGCGTAAATGTTCCAATTCAGCGAAACTTTAGCTCTATGAACCCAAACGACTTCCTTGCGACGTCCCTAATCGACTCCGCTACATTCGAAGCGGTTTGTTCAGACACCCTAGAATCACTGTGTGAATACTTCGAGCAGCTTGTGGAGGAAACAAGCTCTCTAACAGCGGCTGATGTTACGTATGGCGTAGGTATTCTCATGTTTGTTGTTTGAATATAATTTTACGTCAATGTTTCATTTGAAGGACGGGGTGCTAACGATTAATTTCGGACATCCACATGGAACCTACGTTATAAACCGGCAATCACCGAATAGACAAATTTGGCTCAGTTCCCCCACGAGCGGACCCAAGCGGTACGATTTTATTCCGTATGAGTCGGAAAGTGATAAGGGATTTTGGATATACAAACACGACGGAATTTCACTACACGAGCTACTTCAGCGAGAGATTAAAGTTATTGTGCGAAAAGAGGTAGATTTTTTATCACTTCCTCACAGTAAGAGGAAATAGAAACATGTATCTCCATTAGCGTTGATGATAGATAAATGATTGTTCTTTTCAAATGAGATTGATAAACGATACACATAGAGTTTTAGTATTTGTATTAATATCAGGCCTAAGTCTCGGAATGATAAGACTCTTGCGGCTGTTGTTGTCCAGTATGGTCTGAGGAGGAATCTCGATTCGTTTCCAATAGATTACCTTCTAAAATGTCTTTGAGGCTGCTGGTGAAAAGTGAAGGATttgtttaaaatatatattattaaaatttcaaatctCTATTCAATCGATTTCTTAAGTTAACTCACCTTGTGCCTGTGCCGTCTCCGTTAAGGAAACTAATGATGTTGATGGTGGATGTTCCATCCATAGTATTTGTTACTGAACTGATGGCCGACGGTCCGGTGGATTGCTGTGAATGCTGTCCGACATCCAGAAAACTTATATATTCTTCCTCTTTAATTTCTCCCATCTTGGCACCCGTCTGCTGTAGGCTCTGTGCCGCCGATAAGTGATTCTCCTGCAGTAATTTGTCATACTCCTGAAAAATGTCCTTGAACTCTcgtatttcatttttgtttttgttatcaatttcCTTGTAATAATTGTGCAAACTGGTGATGCTTTTCTTCGTTACCGAATAAAAGCCTTTCTCGAGCGTCAGTATATCTAGGACTGATTCCGTCTCGCGACTTTCGCTGACTAAAACATCACGCATTGATTCGCACAGCAGGCTCATGAACTGATCAACACCATCGATCATCATTATGAGAGCCGACTCATTGATCTCGGAAAAGCCAATCACCCTCAGCAAACCACAGATCACTTTTCGCAGGGCTTGCAACAAAACTGGTCTCGACAGTTTGGGATAATTCTGAGGCTCGCCCCGCGTAAACTTGCTCTCATGGGGGTTCACAAACCAGAAGGGAcgagttattttttcataattgcTGAGATCTGCCGTGTTTGCCGGAGGGAAATCAATGTTGGGCATCAGCTGACACGGGTTAAGAATATAACTATGACCCGATTTGGTTGAATATGTATCGATTAGTGTTTGGATCATTTCGGTTTGATTCATCACTTCAACCGTTTGTGTCACGAGTGGATTCTTCAAAGGTATGCTGTAATTATCAAATTATCCATTATGTCAACAACTGCAATCGTATTGTCTATTTACCGTTTTCGTCGTGttattgtatatggtagctttatttgttgaaatttttccatttttgtcaTTGGAAGGATGATTTCATTACTGGAAACCTCTTTTTTCTTATCACTGCTGTCTTCGAAAGATCCCCAATATTTACGCTTCATCACGAATATTTAATCACAACTTATTCAGAGTATTCAAAACAGCAAAATATACTAGAAATCAAGTATGTAAACAAAATTTCTGAGTTCAGTTGCAATTTGTTTAGGGGTGTCAACAAATAATTTTTGTCTGAACAAAATATCCCCTCAAATGTCAAAAAAGGTATTattacactaaaaaaatattcaagcgTCAATAGAATAGTCAAAGATTAATTACATACCACGTGGGCAGAAAAAACACGATTTTAGACACCCACCTCCCCTTCCGCATTTTACaagtttttggaaaacaaaCCAAGAAAACAATTGAATCGCGCTTAAATTCCACTTTCAATTTGTTTCTGTTTTCGAttctatgtttttttatatcgaaataaaaaataactatttgtttgatttttttaaattttctctaaCATTGCCCGGGGAGCTCATTAGTTTATTTCAGATGCTATCTACATTATCTTGATGTTTTCCTGGTTAAATATATAGAAATATTATTTGTGAATCAATTCTCGGGCGTTTTTATTAAAAACTTACGCCTAGCTGATCCACAGATTCATCATCACATCAACATTAGTTTACGATTGCGAAAtattttctcgtctaaacatcTATGATTTACTTCCGCTTTTGCAGATTCCGTGTTGCCTGGCGGCTACAATGAACCTAGTCAAAACAAAACACCTGCAGGGATTTATGCTTCCATCGACAAATAACTCtcgagtaacttttgaaaaggtcccaAGTAACatgtgtaaacaaatcgagttaatggatgcacactatcagttctcaatcattgaatgcattgagaaaaaaatcgttccagtatctatccttttcacctttttatcgccgatacaaaaaaatgttcaatgtACACAATGTTTTAAGCactcgactgttacttcggacaccACTTTTctctgacgctcgatacatccaaagtaacaaagcaatcaaaccAACACGAAGTCGCACTTCGGTCATTctgaatttttgttattttcgggtgttgatatcgttttAAGTTCAATTCAAcaagtgataacaataatgatctgctttCAGCTCAAAGTGCAAGTATTTGgatcgttgttcagtagttattttcaaattctcatcgtgCAATGTTATATGCCCAATGTACAAAGCtgtcagtcaaaacgtccaatgtaacattttttgcTTAGAAgcttcaatttcaaactaaaatcacataacaacagttacgattggagttattattgactgctagtgtcgattccttttgaaacaattcgcggaacaatattccgatcctcaacttcgtttttctcgcgttgatgtgaatgttacataggaccttttcagaagttacgcgagaactcttatttatattttttcatttcttggTAAATATTGTCCGGTGAATGGAACAAAatcaaaagtatactttttacAGACTTTCTCCAAATTCCAATATTACAACCTTTTGCTCCATTATATTTCATCATCCTTCACAGAGCTTGGAACTTGGTATTTCATTCTCCCAGAGCTTCTTTGTTTTCTCATAAAAAACTGGGCAAGATGCTTTTTGGGCCATGTtttcactgcagcggggcgtcagaGTGGCTCGATTCAATTAGTGTCTGGACCAAGCAAGAAGGGTGTCAGAACATGCATTCGGCTGCCTCACTCCATGTTGTcgatgtattattaaattaaaaaattattaaattatgatCCTCGCAAATCCAGAAGATATCGATTACTTGCTTGTTGCGTTTGGGCACTAAGTGGTAATAGAATGCGTCACCATAAAATTATGGCACACATGCAGCACACCCCTGCACACATAAAATCATCGAATGACAGAGAGAGCGATCTGTCAGAGAAAAAACAAAAGGGAGCGTCTTCAGTTTTGGATGCTCGAGAAGAGCGGTCGCATTTTTGCTTCGCTGGTGAAATAGTGCCCGAaaagtttttgttcgaaaaaggAATTTGGTACCGTGCAGTCGGTGCTGTTCGCGAGTGCAAGTTTTTTCTCTGATTTGCCTCATTGTGTGAGGCCGGTCACTAACGTGGCCATTTTGGAAGCTTGGTGGTGGAGTGGTGGAGAGTGTACCGCAGTTTGAGCGTGCCGCAGTTTTCCGGCGGAGTTTATCTTCTCCGCTGAAAGACCGGAGTTTTTCCTGagttccccggaatcgagcccCGAAGCTCGCCTCCCTCAGGACAGAATCGCCTCGGGATCGAGTGACGTGCTCTCCCAAGGAAATCGCAGCGAGATCGAGCAACGTGCTCTCCCCAGGAAGTCGGATAGCGGAATCGAGCGACGTGCTCTCCCCAGGAACACGGACGCGGTCTTGGGTCGGCAGATGACAGGTGACaggtcatttgtttatcaacatcatttacgaggattgaaatcaaaaaatgcgctgctttattctaactgcatgagcgattttcatatttcggtttcacatggaggtgttcacatttaacatggagtttaaagttagccactattcgactatataaccggaccgagttgtaaacaacagtaattgattgaaccaaaatgtcagtgaaccgcagcaatattgggtacactggcaatatgagggatttgacgttttagtcgtacccctgtaAAATAAGGGGAATCCTACAATTGAACATGCTTCTAGCAAGCTGTTTTCTACATAATTACAAACAGCGATCCCATAATG
Protein-coding sequences here:
- the LOC129762647 gene encoding uncharacterized protein LOC129762647 isoform X1, producing MKRKYWGSFEDSSDKKKEVSSNEIILPMTKMEKFQQIKLPYTITRRKRIPLKNPLVTQTVEVMNQTEMIQTLIDTYSTKSGHSYILNPCQLMPNIDFPPANTADLSNYEKITRPFWFVNPHESKFTRGEPQNYPKLSRPVLLQALRKVICGLLRVIGFSEINESALIMMIDGVDQFMSLLCESMRDVLVSESRETESVLDILTLEKGFYSVTKKSITSLHNYYKEIDNKNKNEIREFKDIFQEYDKLLQENHLSAAQSLQQTGAKMGEIKEEEYISFLDVGQHSQQSTGPSAISSVTNTMDGTSTINIISFLNGDGTGTSSLKDILEGNLLETNRDSSSDHTGQQQPQESYHSET
- the LOC129762655 gene encoding frataxin homolog, mitochondrial, translating into MSLFAVFRNIPNRFAYRRYARQLSILSTKRSFVYKTLVNYDQCVNVPIQRNFSSMNPNDFLATSLIDSATFEAVCSDTLESLCEYFEQLVEETSSLTAADVTYGDGVLTINFGHPHGTYVINRQSPNRQIWLSSPTSGPKRYDFIPYESESDKGFWIYKHDGISLHELLQREIKVIVRKEVDFLSLPHSKRK
- the LOC129762647 gene encoding uncharacterized protein LOC129762647 isoform X2, with product MKRKYWGSFEDSSDKKKEVSSNEIILPMTKMEKFQQIKLPYTITRRKRIPLKNPLVTQTVEVMNQTEMIQTLIDTYSTKSGHSYILNPCQLMPNIDFPPANTADLSNYEKITRPFWFVNPHESKFTRGEPQNYPKLSRPVLLQALRKVICGLLRVIGFSEINESALIMMIDGVDQFMSLLCESMRDVLVSESRETESVLDILTLEKGFYSVTKKSITSLHNYYKEIDNKNKNEIREFKDIFQEYDKLLQENHLSAAQSLQQTGAKMGEIKEEEYISFLDVGQHSQQSTGPSAISSVTNTMDGTSTINIISFLNGDGTGTSLKDILEGNLLETNRDSSSDHTGQQQPQESYHSET